In Caldalkalibacillus thermarum, one DNA window encodes the following:
- the ccpA gene encoding catabolite control protein A, with product MKNVTIYDVAREAGVSMATVSRVVNGNPNVKPVTRKKVLETIKRLGYRPNAVARGLASKRTTTVGVIIPDISSLFYAELTRGVEDIANMYNYNIILCNSDQRPEKEIHLVNTLLEKQVDGLLFMGSQLTDEHIDLFSTSTVPVVLASTKDEKEEMPSVVIDYKQAAYDAVKLLLDKGHTRIGFISGPAKEKYSGQERLAGYRNALEEAGLAVDETLIRYGDYRYDSGLKAAGELIDMADRATAIIAMSDEMAIGAIHACQDRGLNIPEDVEVIGFDNTRLTSMVRPRLTSVVQPMYDIGAVAMRLLTKFMNKEKIDNHLVVLPHRIEERESTKKQYTEIK from the coding sequence GTGAAAAATGTAACCATTTATGATGTGGCCAGAGAAGCAGGCGTTTCGATGGCCACTGTTTCTCGGGTGGTTAACGGCAACCCGAACGTTAAACCGGTAACGCGTAAGAAAGTGCTGGAAACCATAAAGCGGCTGGGTTACCGGCCTAATGCAGTAGCCAGGGGCCTGGCCAGCAAGCGGACAACCACGGTCGGGGTGATCATCCCTGACATTTCTAGTTTATTTTATGCTGAATTGACCCGGGGTGTTGAGGATATTGCCAATATGTACAACTACAATATTATTTTGTGTAACTCGGACCAACGTCCGGAAAAAGAAATCCACTTGGTGAACACCCTGCTGGAAAAGCAGGTAGACGGTTTGTTGTTTATGGGCAGCCAATTGACAGATGAGCACATTGATTTGTTTAGCACTTCCACAGTTCCTGTTGTGCTGGCTTCCACCAAGGATGAAAAGGAAGAGATGCCATCCGTGGTGATTGATTACAAACAGGCTGCCTACGATGCGGTTAAATTGTTGCTTGACAAAGGGCATACCCGCATCGGCTTTATCTCCGGCCCTGCCAAGGAGAAGTACAGTGGGCAGGAGCGTTTGGCCGGTTACCGCAACGCACTTGAAGAAGCCGGACTTGCAGTTGATGAAACATTGATTCGCTATGGGGATTATCGTTATGATTCGGGATTGAAAGCAGCCGGAGAATTGATTGATATGGCTGACCGGGCAACCGCGATCATCGCCATGAGTGATGAAATGGCCATCGGAGCCATTCATGCCTGCCAGGACCGGGGGCTCAACATCCCGGAAGATGTAGAAGTGATCGGGTTTGACAACACCCGTTTAACCTCGATGGTACGTCCGCGGTTAACCAGTGTTGTCCAACCGATGTATGATATCGGTGCGGTAGCCATGCGTCTGTTGACCAAATTTATGAACAAGGAAAAAATTGATAACCACCTGGTTGTTTTGCCTCACCGCATTGAGGAAAGAGAATCGACAAAG
- a CDS encoding bifunctional 3-deoxy-7-phosphoheptulonate synthase/chorismate mutase, whose amino-acid sequence MSEKGLDQLEKLRKRLDEINLQILELLSERGRIAQEIGKIKLKSGINRFDPVRERKMLDVLAEKNKGPFETSTILHIFKEIFKASLELQEDDNRKALLVSRKKQKEDTVVEVKGVKIGGGEPVLIAGPCSVESYEQVRAVALNHKRQGLKLLRGGAFKPRTSPYDFQGLGIEGLKILKRIAGEFDLAVISEIVSPQDIELATEYVDVIQIGARNMQNFELLKAAGSVNHPVLLKRGMSATIQELMFAAEYIVSRGNKQVILCERGIRTYEKATRNTLDISAIPILKQETHLPVLADVTHATGRRDLLLPTAKAALAAGADGVMVEVHPDPAVALSDANQQMDLGQFNDFLSELQASGLLKPKVRV is encoded by the coding sequence GTGAGTGAGAAAGGTCTAGATCAGCTGGAAAAATTAAGAAAGCGATTAGACGAAATTAATTTGCAAATTTTGGAACTTTTAAGCGAACGGGGACGCATTGCCCAGGAAATTGGCAAGATAAAGCTGAAATCCGGCATCAACCGCTTTGATCCGGTTCGGGAACGGAAAATGCTGGATGTCTTGGCTGAGAAAAATAAAGGGCCCTTTGAAACGTCCACTATTTTGCATATTTTTAAAGAGATTTTCAAAGCCTCACTGGAGCTGCAAGAAGATGACAACCGCAAAGCGCTTTTGGTCAGCCGTAAAAAGCAGAAAGAAGATACGGTTGTGGAGGTTAAGGGCGTTAAAATTGGCGGGGGCGAGCCCGTTTTGATTGCCGGTCCGTGTTCAGTGGAAAGTTACGAGCAGGTCAGAGCAGTTGCCTTAAACCATAAGCGCCAGGGATTGAAGCTCTTGCGGGGTGGAGCCTTTAAACCCAGAACTTCCCCTTATGATTTTCAGGGTCTGGGTATAGAAGGATTGAAAATCTTGAAACGTATTGCCGGCGAATTTGACTTGGCTGTGATTAGTGAAATTGTGTCTCCCCAAGATATTGAACTGGCTACGGAATATGTGGATGTGATCCAGATCGGTGCCCGTAATATGCAAAACTTTGAACTGTTGAAAGCGGCCGGATCGGTTAACCACCCGGTGTTGTTAAAACGGGGGATGTCGGCTACGATTCAGGAATTGATGTTTGCTGCTGAATATATTGTCTCCAGAGGGAATAAACAGGTGATCTTGTGTGAGCGGGGCATTCGCACCTATGAAAAAGCTACACGCAACACACTGGACATATCGGCTATCCCTATCTTGAAGCAAGAAACACATTTGCCTGTCTTGGCTGATGTCACCCATGCCACCGGACGCCGCGATCTCTTGCTGCCCACCGCAAAGGCAGCCTTAGCCGCAGGTGCGGACGGGGTGATGGTGGAAGTGCATCCTGACCCTGCTGTGGCGCTTTCTGACGCCAATCAGCAAATGGATCTGGGGCAATTTAATGACTTTTTGTCCGAGTTACAGGCTTCAGGCTTGTTAAAGCCCAAAGTAAGGGTATAG